A window from Branchiostoma floridae strain S238N-H82 chromosome 16, Bfl_VNyyK, whole genome shotgun sequence encodes these proteins:
- the LOC118432691 gene encoding fas apoptotic inhibitory molecule 1-like has product MAAMSDVVAVWEVALSDGVHKVQFEHGTTTGKRVVTVDNKELLRRNWMFKLVGKESFTIGKGHKAVIFIEAVSGFAYQYTLDVDGKSLEKFIENRSKTSKTWTLTLDGVDTRIVLEKDTMDIWCNGKQMETAGEFVDDGTETHFTVGNHGCYVKAVSSGKRKDGIVHSLIVDGSEIPEAME; this is encoded by the exons ATGGCCGCCATGTCCGATGTGGTTGCGGTGTGGGAGGTGGCGCTAAGCGACGGCGTGCACAAGGTTCAGTTTGAACACGGAACAACCACGGGCAAGAGAGTCGTCACCGTCGATAACAAG GAGTTGTTGCGGAGAAACTGGATGTTCAAGCTGGTGGGGAAAGAGTCCTTCACGATAGGCAAGGGCCACAAGGCCGTCATCTTCATCGAGGCCGTCAGCGGGTTTGCGTACCAGTACACGCTGGACGTGGACGGGAAATCCCTGGAGAAGTTCATCGAAAACCGATCCAAGACCAGCAAGACATGGACGCTAACCCTGGACGGTGTAGACACCAGAATTGTACTAG AGAAAGACACCATGGACATCTGGTGTAATGGCAAACAGATGGAGACTGCG GGTGAATTTGTTGATGATGGCACAGAAACCCACTTCACAGTTGGCAACCATGGCTGCTATGTCAAGGCCGTCAGCAGTGGGAAGAGGAAAGACGGCATCGTACATTCCCTCATAGTGGATGGGAGTGAGATACCTGAGGCCATGGAGTGA
- the LOC118432692 gene encoding golgin subfamily B member 1-like, with product MIRQRTSKHEVIKYVVVDRSPGKSSSDGGGASPGTSSTGGTSSTGLTETQQDVLSKDVVQKEHLSEVGTLGQPGHKTQESSHVTPVASNERRQQTTPLNDTLGAQGNDDLQGKSKDSGRFQTHPNADPSSDDPDSTDPSATYPSSVNPSSAGPDSDQEEDSDTVASSETASSSAISDFEIQIPSGEPGIESFRVIIYKLNGPDDREDSGQGDSNEEDVQLTSSDSQQQGNQPSPDTKSENVQGIVEKTHETITPTGETLSGDEEDPLDPEKKTQQQGETSNLQEETLDKERETSERQEESSGQEKETTDRHEESDRSADKTIDKQKDTLDINVKASHKQRGTTDREDGALKRPKETSNEKETTSDKDKETPDVHNETSDKVEALKRLEEKVKKLEETYEKEKTSDTRKEVSGRQAETSDRQEVTSGKGEETPNKLEDTLGKGHEISDRKGTLEKGEETSDKHREETLEKEEETSKKHGETLEKEEETSVRQETSDKGNETADRQGETLEKEDETSHKQEETSDKGEKISDKHDRQEETLAKGERTSGREETLEKGEETSDKQEETSDKQEETLEKEEETSVRQETSDKGKETADRQGETLEKEDETSHKQEETSDKGEKISDKHDRQEETLAKGEGTSGREETLEKGEETSDKQEETSDKGEETSNKQEETLKKGEETSVRQETSDKGKETAGRHEETLAKEEETSDKQEETSDKGKETSNREETLEKGEETSDKQGETSDKQETSERAERALDEMEEISDRQERTLGELEETIDKLEERFQKEDGTFDTIEDILSGQEETLQKLEDTFNKEEETIDKLEEIIDGQENISDREDGAVKKEDEISDKETEDRQRDVLGTERKIPERQDQISFGQRGGLDEQKPLSDRQEQATDVEKRTGSEERKCGQDGVSKSQEIRSDGQGNQIGNVSQKENKDGQVSGSQKETPDQSEDASSKQNESLDKIDEPSDTQPEVSTGDEETPNRQEDASGIRSKSPTTQQEQGDKTEDLPEGGEKPEGHRGEMGEQGVTLDAHSEAQDKPVETPDKQSEVKRQEEALSVQDKGKNEETMDKKGKTLDKKDESLDRSGETFDRESGKLVSPGEALDKKRETLNTQGTDIEERKCGQDGVSKNQEIRSDGRDNQIGNVNQTERKDGQVSGSQKETPDQSEDASSKQDESLDKIDEPSDTQPEVSTTDKETSGRHDNTSAIQEQGDKTKDSLHREEKPEGQRGESENQGETFDGQQETHDKPGETPDKQSEVKRQEEALSVQDKEKNGKTMDSNGDTLDKQDTTLGKPGETLDRARESGELDSPSEALDKERETLNMQEETSHAQESLDRQGETSGTQGETPDETEALTTQGETSDEKATLDKQTEETLDRKGATSNKQEDASGRQEEETVEKTPEMREEQVTPYGQDGAVDKPKEALDKLQEISNEKEGKPTEATDIEEETSHRQEELSDRRPLGKPGTLDSEERIPNTQDQNSDKQEEISGKQPDNPKEDEEGNIPRHQNDRSARRGTISDKKEESTHKDGESSHEQEGTSDKHEETSGEAKTPNKQQGILDREKDASERKEETTDSLTKTPAIQKEPSAPPKEISDRKEEPSDKPTTASDEPRKDKLGDVSGTEQEQTEDIEERISDVQGVPDRDDETSEKMEKTADSKRTTSGSPNQADASSSGPDTDKTEGRGSDLWASGKMGKMGRITRKKGKRITEELKHRFREYETEGQSPMETSNREDEPSEKPTKTSDVQKEPSAPPTEMSDRKDEPSDEPTTASDEPRKDKLRDVSGTEKETTGDREEKTSDEHGVPGRDDERSEKTEKIANREGTTSGPLNQADASSSGPDTDKTEGRGSDLWASGKMGKMGRITRKKGKRITEELKHRFKEYETEDQRPMETLNREEEPSEKPTKTSDNTSYMAEGVIETRKTPEKDMESSDAEDMQREAAENPMETSDKEQKTSEKPRETLDIQNRALEKQETSGKTEEKLDELDATSHRGRERGEEKERSDMEKETSHKLKQTLDNQEAMSHSREEETSEEQRNILDKEDETSDKEEEASDLEEEETLKQRMEEKRRLFEEYGIFDDSDVDEEDELDENQPDTEQDASNEDNASEMNTDKPNQTSGENIDEEARRRKLFEEYGIFDDDDDVTVPVSDVAIADVVHPDQGESNPLHSIPELEEDSGLGADQRITSSQETSDPKQDEGTLETLSEEWSTSGDGNKVPTDVSTHKQQQLTAQDVVLEEAVSTDDSDVDEILREVGGLDQALEIEASLAEFDTTVDEADKQASDEENEVTSGTVASGPETSQSGKFEDFYPQFHYPTSPFAANAEQGLSYYLEQERSSETPREGDEESKTKGDSVTTLQSTPSDTVHVKLTEEKGKDVDNEFEMAEDKQPSGSETLPGASSMDTRKAQLPAQEDAYSSGPDTDKTEGASPDLWTSGKMGKMGRITRKKGKRITEELKQKLKEYETEGQADENAPSVQFEVPSQKHDPRVEVTQQGREDMPATLASVSKPEDENKDTEENKDTVDKSEDDEESVTQPLLSQPEGSNEDKDKAELGVESENLPSVSQSRGRNKDTNDRAEGVDESSTQLSVSQSERKDIHDEVEVSNESETVVLALQDSEEKTAIDNRSTTMASALKQKEGSDKGTDVGDKSAKLPSALQQETENSNKDDKKETVDEKPSTLSSALQQDDKDKGTEQQSVSVKTSSRSNKETRRERRKKSKETSAEPTISDEPQEQKTAPQRPVRPERKHLQERQSTVSKGKTRTKSGREDDEAEERTRGQDSFGPTSGDQFSDEYTGPHKAYMSRADRKRLTNQRKKAERDAKLQEEVLHADAETSDQDSPNTASHFNLDDKNVVAVEEEEQFNIVDVAVSSIEDESESSGSSRTRQRSVSSSSRDTETTRAVDRTTSRADKEGDSSSGDGKRPRRTRTRSRQRTSHKHETNKPKKGGHKTASRPADTTETKEPGKSDMEKSTKEATLDETAKMNLVLGMGMLTTVLFSVLLLWPEISAWLLLLLSQKHKEQ from the exons ATGATTCGTCAGAGAACGTCCAAGCACGAGGTTATCAAGTATGTCGTTGTGGATAGGAGTCCGGGGAAGTCTTCGTCGGACGGCGGTGGTGCTTCGCCCGGGACAAGCTCTACCGGTGGGACGTCTTCAACCGGACTTACAGAAACACAACAAGACGTCTTGAGCAAGGATGTCGTACAGAAAGAACATCTTAGCGAGGTGGGGACTCTGGGGCAACCGGGGCACAAG ACACAGGAATCCTCTCATGTGACACCGGTCGCATCAAATGAAAGACGACAACAGACCACACCGCTGAATGACACATTGGGTGCACAGGGCAACGATGACTTACAGGGAAAGTCTAAGGACAGTGGAAGATTCCAAACACATCCGAACGCTGATCCAAGTTCTGATGATCCAGATTCCACTGATCCAAGTGCTACGTATCCAAGCTCTGTTAATCCAAGTTCTGCTGGTCCAGATTCGGATCAAGAGGAAGATTCGGACACGGTAGCCTCCTCAGAAACTGCCTCCTCCTCTGCCATTAGTGACTTTGAAATTCAGATACCGTCCGGCGAACCTGGCATAGAGTCATTCAGAGTCATTATATATAAACTGAACGGGCCAGACGACAGGGAGGATTCAGGTCAAGGGGACAGCAATGAGGAAGACGTGCAGCTCACTTCATCGGACTCTCAACAACAAGGAAATCAACCATCACCCGATACAAAGTCCGAAAACGTGCAGGGGATTGTTGAAAAGACACACGAAACCATAACACCGACGGGAGAAACATTGTCGGGTGATGAGGAAGATCCATTAGATCCTGAGAAGAAGACACAGCAGCAGGGGGAAACATCAAACTTGCAGGAGGAAACATTAGACAAAGAGAGGGAGACATCAGAAAGACAAGAGGAGTCATCGGGCCAGGAAAAAGAGACAACAGACAGGCATGAGGAATCAGACAGGTCGGCAGACAAAACAATAGACAAACAAAAGGATACATTAGATATAAATGTGAAGGCATCACATAAACAGAGGGGAACAACAGACAGGGAGGATGGGGCATTAAAAAGGCCGAAGGAAACATCAAATGAAAAGGAGACAACTtcagataaagataaagaaacacCAGACGTACACAATGAAACATCGGACAAAGTGGAGGCGTTAAAAAGGCTAGAGGAAAAGGTTAAAAAGTTGGAGGAAACATATGAGAAGGAGAAAACATCGGATACACGAAAGGAAGTATCAGGCAGGCAGGCGGAGACATCTGACAGACAGGAGGTAACATCAGGGAAAGGGGAGGAAACACCTAACAAACTAGAGGATACATTAGGAAAAGGGCACGAAATATCTGACAGGAAGGGGACATTAGAGAAAGGGGAAGAAACATCTGACAAACACCGGGAGGAGACCTTAGAGAAAGAAGAGGAGACATCTAAGAAACATGGGGAGACATTAGAGAAAGAAGAGGAGACATCTGTCAGGCAGGAGACATCGGATAAAGGGAACGAAACAGCCGACAGACAGGGCGAGACATTAGAGAAAGAGGATGAAACATCTCATAAACAGGAGGAAACATCAGATAAAGGGGAGAAAATATCTGACAaacatgacagacaggaggagACATTGGCGAAAGGGGAGAGAACATCTGGCAGGGAGGAGACATTGGAGAAAGGGGAGGAAACATCCGACAAACAGGAGGAAACATCTGATAAACAGGAGGAGACATTAGAGAAAGAAGAGGAGACATCTGTCAGGCAGGAGACATCGGATAAAGGGAAAGAAACAGCCGACAGACAGGGCGAGACATTAGAGAAAGAGGATGAAACATCTCATAAACAGGAGGAAACATCAGATAAAGGGGAGAAAATATCTGACAAACATGATAGACAGGAGGAGACATTGGCGAAAGGGGAGGGAACATCTGGCAGGGAGGAGACATTGGAGAAAGGGGAGGAAACATCCGACAAACAGGAGGAGACATCAGATAAAGGGGAGGAAACATCTAACAAACAGGAGGAGACATTAAAGAAAGGGGAGGAAACATCAGTCAGACAGGAGACATCAGATAAAGGGAAAGAAACAGCCGGTAGACATGAGGAGACATTGGCGAAAGAGGAGGAAACATCTGATAAACAGGAGGAGACATCGGATAAAGGGAAGGAAACATCTAATAGGGAGGAGACATTAGAGAAAGGAGAGGAAACATCTGACAAACAAGGGGAGACATCTGACAAACAGGAGACATCAGAAAGGGCGGAGAGAGCATTAGATGAAATGGAGGAAATATCGGACAGACAGGAGAGAACATTAGGGGAGCTAGAGGAGACGATAGATAAGCTGGAGGAAAGATTTCAGAAGGAAGACGGAACATTTGACACAATAGAAGATATTCTAAGTGGGCAAGAGGAAACATTGCAAAAGCTGGAAGATACATTCAACAAGGAAGAGGAAACAATAGACAAACTGGAAGAAATTATAGACGGACAGGAGAATATATCAGACAGAGAGGACGGAGCAGTAAAGAAGGAAGATGAAATATCCGACAAAGAAACCGAAGATAGGCAAAGAGATGTTTTAGGTACTGAGAGGAAAATACCAGAGAGGCAGGACCAAATCTCGTTCGGGCAGAGGGGAGGTTTAGATGAACAGAAACCGCTATCAGACAGGCAAGAACAGGCTACAGACGTCGAGAAAAGAACCGGCAGCGAAGAGAGAAAATGTGGACAGGATGGTGTATCCAAGAGTCAGGAAATACGATCAGACGGACAGGGCAATCAGATAGGTAACGTTAGCCAAAAGGAAAATAAAGACGGGCAAGTTTCAGGTAGTCAGAAGGAAACACCGGACCAGTCTGAGGACGCATCAAGTAAACAGAATGAGTCACTAGACAAGATAGATGAACCATCAGACACACAACCAGAAGTATCGACCGGAGACGAAGAAACCCCGAATAGGCAAGAGGATGCGTCTGGTATACGATCAAAATCCCCAACGACGCAACAGGAGCAGGGAGACAAGACAGAAGACTTGCCAGAGGGAGGAGAGAAGCCAGAAGGACACAGAGGAGAGATGGGCGAACAGGGAGTAACATTGGATGCACATAGCGAAGCACAAGACAAGCCAGTGGAAACACCCGACAAACAAAGCGAAGTAAAACGTCAGGAAGAAGCGTTGTCCGTTCAGGATAAAGGAAAGAACGAGGAAACGATGGACAAGAAGGGGAAAACATTAGATAAGAAAGATGAGTCATTAGACAGGTCGGGTGAGACATTTGATAGGGAAAGTGGGAAATTAGTCAGTCCGGGCGAGGCATTAGACAAGAAGAGGGAAACATTGAACACGCAAGGAACCGACATCGAAGAGAGAAAATGTGGACAGGATGGTGTATCGAAGAATCAGGAAATACGATCAGACGGGCGGGATAACCAGATAGGTAACGTTAACCAAACAGAACGTAAAGACGGGCAAGTTTCAGGTAGTCAGAAGGAAACACCGGACCAGTCTGAGGACGCATCAAGTAAACAGGATGAGTCACTAGACAAGATAGATGAACCCTCAGACACACAACCAGAAGTATCGACCACAGATAAAGAAACCTCGGGTAGGCATGATAATACGTCTGCAATACAAGAGCAGGGAGACAAGACAAAAGACTCGCTACATAGAGAAGAGAAGCCAGAAGGACAAAGAGGAGAGTCGGAAAATCAAGGGGAAACATTTGACGGACAACAGGAAACACACGACAAGCCAGGAGAAACACCCGACAAACAAAGCGAAGTAAAACGTCAGGAAGAAGCGTTGTCCGTTCAGGATAAAGAAAAGAACGGGAAAACGATGGACAGCAATGGGGATACATTAGATAAGCAAGATACAACATTAGGCAAGCCGGGTGAGACATTAGATAGGGCTAGGGAGAGTGGGGAATTAGACAGTCCGAGCGAGGCATTAGACAAGGAGAGGGAAACATTGAACATGCAAGAGGAAACATCACATGCACAGGAGTCATTAGACAGACAGGGGGAGACATCAGGCACGCAAGGGGAGACACCAGATGAGACGGAAGCTTTAACCACGCAAGGAGAAACATCAGATGAGAAGGCAACATTAGATAAACAGACAGAGGAGACATTGGACAGGAAGGGAGCGACATCGAACAAGCAAGAGGACGCATCGGGCAGACAGGAGGAAGAGACAGTGGAGAAAACACCTGAGATGCGGGAGGAACAGGTAACACCATACGGGCAGGATGGAGCAGTAGATAAGCCGAAGGAAGCGTTGGACAAGCTTCAAGAAATATCAAACGAGAAAGAGGGGAAACCGACAGAAGCTACAGACATAGAGGAAGAAACGTCACATAGACAGGAGGAACTATCAGACAGGCGACCACTAGGAAAGCCGGGAACGTTAGACAGTGAGGAGAGAATaccaaacacacaggatcaaaaTTCAGACAAACAGGAGGAGATATCAGGCAAGCAACCGGACAATCCAAAGGAAGATGAAGAAGGGAACATCCCAAGACACCAGAATGATAGATCAGCCAGGAGAGGGACAATATCAGATAAAAAGGAAGAATCAACACACAAAGACGGAGAATCATCGCACGAACAAGAGGGAACATCAGACAAACACGAGGAAACATCGGGCGAGGCCAAAACACCAAACAAACAGCAGGGAATATTAGATAGAGAAAAGGACGCATCAGAGAGGAAGGAGGAAACAACGGATAGTCTGACCAAAACGCCCGCCATACAGAAAGAACCATCAGCCCCACCAAAGGAAATATCAGACAGGAAAGAAGAACCGTCAGACAAACCAACAACAGCTTCAGACGAGCCAAGGAAAGATAAGCTTGGGGATGTTTCGGGGACTGAACAGGAACAAACGGAGGACATTGAGGAGAGAATATCAGATGTGCAAGGAGTACCGGACAGAGACGATGAAACATCAGAAAAGATGGAAAAGACAGCAGACAGCAAGAGGACAACTTCAGGATCACCGAACCAAGCCGACGCCAGCTCATCAGGTCCAGATACCGACAAAACGGAAGGCAGGGGTTCGGATCTGTGGGCTTCTGGGAAAATGGGCAAAATGGgtagaataacaagaaagaaaggaaaaagaatTACAGAGGAGCTAAAGCACAGATTCAGAGAGTACGAAACCGAAGGTCAAAGCCCAATGGAGACATCAAACAGAGAGGACGAGCCATCAGAGAAACCAACGAAAACATCAGATGTGCAGAAAGAACCATCAGCCCCACCAACGGAAATGTCAGACAGGAAAGACGAACCGTCAGACGAACCAACAACAGCTTCAGATGAGCCAAGGAAAGATAAGCTGAGGGACGTTTCGGGgactgaaaaagaaacaacgGGAGATAGGGAGGAAAAAACATCAGATGAGCACGGAGTGCCGGGCAGAGACGATGAAAGATCAGAAAAGACGGAGAAGATAGCAAACAGGGAGGGGACAACGTCGGGACCACTGAACCAAGCCGACGCCAGCTCATCTGGTCCAGACACCGACAAAACGGAAGGCAGGGGTTCGGATCTGTGGGCTTCCGGGAAAATGGGCAAAATGGGCagaataacaagaaagaaaggaaaaagaatTACAGAGGAGCTAAAGCACAGATTCAAGGAGTACGAAACCGAAGACCAACGCCCAATGGAAACATTAAACAGAGAGGAAGAGCCATCAGAGAAACCAACGAAAACATCAGACAATACTTCATACATGGCGGAAGGGGTGATAGAAACACGAAAGACACCGGAGAAGGACATGGAATCGTCAGATGCAGAAGACATGCAGAGGGAAGCGGCGGAAAATCCAATGGAAACATCGGACAAGGAGCAGAAAACATCAGAAAAGCCGAGAGAAACATTAGACATACAAAATAGAGCGTTAGAAAAGCAGGAGACGTCAGGAAAGACGGAGGAAAAATTAGATGAGCTGGATGCAACATCACACAGGGGGAGGGAACGGGGTGAGGAGAAAGAAAGATCAGACATGGAAAAAGAAACATCACACAAGCTGAAGCAAACATTGGATAATCAAGAGGCGATGTCGCATTCCCGTGAAGAGGAAACATCAGAAGAACAGAGGAACATACTGGACAAGGAGGACGAAACATCGGATAAGGAAGAGGAAGCATCAGACCTAGAAGAGGAGGAGACATTGAAACAAAGGATGGAAGAGAAAAGGCGACTCTTTGAAGAATATGGTATATTTGATGACAGCGATGTCGATGAAGAAGACGAACTGGACGAGAATCAGCCAGACACTGAACAAGACGCTTCAAACGAAGACAATGCGTCTGAGATGAATACTGACAAACCTAACCAAACAAGTGGAGAAAATATAGATGAAGAAGCTCGAAGAAGAAAGCTATTTGAAGAGTACGGCATATTTGATGACGACGATGACGTCACGGTACCTGTCAGTGACGTAGCCATAGCTGACGTAGTCCATCCGGATCAAGGAGAATCGAATCCACTGCACAGTATACCTGAGTTAGAGGAAGATTCTGGTCTAGGTGCTGATCAGCGCATAACATCTTCGCAAGAAACATCAGATCCAAAACAGGATGAGGGTACCTTAGAGACCCTTTCGGAGGAATGGTCTACTTCAGGCGATGGCAACAAAGTTCCCACAGACGTTTCAACTCACAAGCAGCAGCAACTGACAGCTCAGGACGTCGTGTTAGAAGAAGCAGTCAGTACTGATGATAGCGATGTCGACGAGATTTTGCGAGAGGTCGGGGGTCTAGACCAAGCTCTAGAGATCGAAGCATCATTAGCCGAATTCGACACGACCGTCGATGAAGCAGATAAACAAGCCTCAGATGAGGAGAATGAAGTCACCAGTGGTACCGTAGCTTCGGGTCCAGAAACTTCCCAAAGTGGGAAGTTTGAAGACTTCTACCCTCAGTTTCACTACCCGACGTCTCCCTTCGCTGCGAATGCTGAGCAAGGATTATCGTATTATCTTGAGCAGGAAAGATCCTCCGAAACCCCTCGTGAAGGCGACGAGGAGTCCAAAACAAAGGGAGACTCAGTAACAACGTTACAGTCGACACCAAGTGACACTGTACATGTTAAACTAACGGAAGAGAAAGGCAAAGATGTTGACAATGAATTTGAAATGGCAGAGGACAAACAACCTTCAGGTTCTGAAACCTTGCCGGGGGCGAGTTCAATGGACACAAGAAAAGCGCAGCTACCGGCCCAAGAAGACGCCTACTCATCAGGTCCAGACACCGACAAGACGGAAGGAGCTAGTCCGGATCTATGGACGTCTGGAAAAATGGGTAAAATGGgtagaataacaagaaagaaagggaaaagaaTCACAGAAGAGCTAAAGCAGAAGCTCAAAGAATATGAAACTGAAGGCCAAGCAGACGAAAATGCCCCTTCTGTACAATTTGAGGTGCCATCACAAAAACATGATCCTAGAGTAGAAGTAACACAGCAAGGTCGCGAAGACATGCCTGCAACCTTGGCATCGGTGTCAAAACCAGAGGATGAAAATAAAGATACTGAGGAAAATAAAGACACTGTGGACAAATCGGAGGATGATGAAGAGTCCGTAACGCAGCCATTGCTGTCACAACCTGAGGGTAGCAACGAAGACAAAGATAAAGCAGAGCTTGGTGTCGAGTCGGAAAATTTGCCATCGGTGTCGCAATCAAGGGGCAGAAACAAAGACACTAACGACAGAGCAGAGGGTGTTGACGAGTCATCAACGCAACTATCGGTGTCACAGTCAGAGAGAAAAGACATTCATGACGAAGTAGAGGTTAGCAATGAGTCAGAAACAGTGGTATTGGCGTTACAAGACTCTGAAGAGAAAACTGCAATTGACAACAGGTCAACAACAATGGCATCGGCGTTAAAACAAAAAGAAGGTAGTGATAAAGGAACTGATGTTGGTGACAAGTCAGCAAAGCTACCGTCGGCGTTACAACAAGAAACAGAGAATAGCAACAAAGACGATAAAAAGGAGACCGTCGATGAAAAGCCATCCACGCTGTCCTCGGCGTTACAGCAAGACGATAAAGACAAGGGCACAGAACAACAGTCTGTGTCCGTGAAGACGTCTAGTCGGTCTAACAAAGAAACCCGGCGTGAGCGCAGGAAAAAGAGCAAGGAGACTTCAGCAGAACCCACCATCTCGGACGAGCCCCAGGAACAGAAAACAGCCCCCCAGCGACCTGTCCGCCCTGAACGAAAACATCTACAAGAACGACAATCAACAGTTTCCAAGGGCAAAACCAGGACAAAGTCGGGAAGGGAAGACGACGAGGCTGAAGAAAGGACACGTGGCCAAGACAGCTTCGGGCCCACATCAGGAGACCAGTTTTCGGATGAATACACGGGTCCTCACAAGGCTTACATGTCTCGTGCCGACAGAAAAAGACTGACTAACCAGCGCAAGAAAGCAGAGCGCGACGCCAAGCTACAAGAAGAAGTTCTACATGCGGATGCTGAGACGTCGGATCAAGACTCACCAAACACTGCAAGCCATTTCAATCTGGACGACAAAAACGTCGTTGCTGTTGAAGAGGAAGAGCAGTTTAACATCGTAGACGTTGCCGTTTCCTCAATTGAGGACGAAAGTGAATCGTCGGGAAGTAGCCGGACGAGACAGCGTTCCGTCAGTTCTTCGTCACGTGATACAGAAACGACTAGAGCTGTCGACAGGACGACTTCCAGAGCAGACAAAGAAGGAGATTCGTCCAGTGGCGATGGCAAACGTCCAAGACGTACACGCACACGGTCCAGGCAAAGGACAAGTCACAAACATGAAACGAACAAGCCCAAGAAGGGAGGACATAAGACCGCGTCTCGTCCAGCAGATACGACAGAAACTAAAGAGCCTGGTAAAAGTGACATGGAGAAGTCTACGAAGGAAGCAACTCTCGACGAAACGGCTAAAATGAACCTGGTTCTTGGAATGGGAATGCTGACGACGGTGCTGTTTTCGGTCCTGTTGTTGTGGCCTGAGATATCGGCGTGGCTGTTGTTACTGttatcacagaaacacaaagaacAGTGA
- the LOC118432695 gene encoding histone deacetylase complex subunit SAP18-like, translated as MAEERLKKMAGLESRVATEEEKPEPEKPVDREKTCPLLLRVFCNQNRFHRPEEFARGNVPSNELQIYTWMDCTLKELTGLIKEVNPEARRKGTFFDFATAYPDLRRGGYRLKEIGSTCSGRKGADDNKTLGSQKFQIGDYIDIAITPARPGGPRGGRPY; from the exons ATGGCGGAAGAGCGTCTGAAAAAAATGGCAGGCTTGGAGTCTCGAGTCGCTACAGAAGAAGAGAAACCAGAACCAGAAAAACCCGTGGACCGGGAAAAG ACTTGTCCCCTGTTGCTCCGTGTGTTCTGCAACCAGAACAGGTTCCACAG GCCTGAAGAATTTGCTCGAGGGAATGTGCCATCCAACGAGCTTCAAATCTATACCTG GATGGACTGTACACTTAAGGAGCTGACTGGTCTGATAAAAGAAGTCAACCCCGAGGCCAGaaggaagggaacattcttcgACTTTGCTACTGCATATCCAG ATTTGAGACGTGGAGGTTACCGTCTGAAAGAGATTGGCAGCACCTGTTCGGGGAGGAAAGGAGCAGACGACAATAAGACGTTGGGTTCTCAGAAGTTCCAGATAGGAGACTACATCGACATAGCCATCACACCGGCCAGGCCGGGGGGTCCGCGCGGGGGGCGACCTTACTGA